One region of Lampris incognitus isolate fLamInc1 chromosome 12, fLamInc1.hap2, whole genome shotgun sequence genomic DNA includes:
- the il11ra gene encoding interleukin-11 receptor subunit alpha, which produces MASVAAAFGMFSCKTLKKKEKNLKDRWKNLKHQPPLAEAVLRDHVTQLCYYIKRINLLSGVQYGRLETNVTLVCGTSPLRTPVEWRLNRSLVLPWHRLTSDGALVLLHVDQSAQGNYSCHDNDGVLLHTTRLVLGYPPGLLSVSCRVPSHTLVRCSWVESVKTFLPSQYHAFYRGIHQEWMPCVIGPALRSCDITSPSFWQAYHLLNITAANPLGSTPTVKQIRLHELLKPDPPESVLIEEVEGSPTRLVVNWNNPSSWPIQLAFPLKYEVRYRPLGSGHWSQLETSENSVLIVDALAGYLHQVQVRAQDGVNSDSKWSDWTPLLLAMPWRAFTSPEPTAEPFPGELFPENDFPVDTKSETSTTKSQNDTKGEDGNLGLVILLVLFSVVILTIIVSLILTMWVRQKRRDHVTKQELTSMVKMKSLPV; this is translated from the exons ATGGCCAGTGTGGCTGCTGCTTTTGGGATGTTCAGCTGTAAGACATTAAAAAAGAAGGAGAAAAACTTGAAAGACAGGTGGAAAAACCTGAAG caccagccgccactggcagAGGCTGTGCTCAGGGACCACGTGACCCAGTTGTGCTATTACATCAAACGCATCAACCTTT TGTCAGGTGTGCAGTATGGGCGGTTGGAGACTAACGTGACCCTGGTCTGTGGGACGTCCCCACTAAG GACACCAGTGGAGTGGCGTCTCAACCGCAGCTTGGTTCTGCCGTGGCACCGGCTGACTTCGGATGGAGCCTTGGTTCTGCTGCACGTCGACCAGTCAGCGCAGGGCAACTACAGCTGCCATGACAACGACGGGGTCCTCCTACACACCACCAGACTCGTGCTGGGCT ATCCCCCCGGGCTGTTGAGCGTTTCCTGTCGAGTGCCCAGTCACACGCTGGTCCGCTGCTCATGGGTGGAGTCAGTGAAGACCTTCCTGCCTTCCCAGTACCACGCCTTCTACAG GGGGATTCACCAGGAGTGGATGCCATGTGTCATAGGCCCCGCCCTCCGCAGCTGTGACATCACATCCCCCTCTTTCTGGCAGGCCTACCATTTACTGAATATTACTGCGGCCAACCCCCTGGGGTCCACACCAACCGTTAAACAGATACGACTACATGAGCTAT TGAAACCAGACCCCCCGGAGTCGGTGTTGATAGAGGAGGTCGAGGGATCTCCTACCAGGCTGGTTGTGAATTGGAACAACCCGTCCTCCTGGCCGATACAGTTAGCCTTTCCTCTGAAATATGAGGTCAGGTACCGGCCCCTGGGCTCCGGACATTGGTCACAG cttgAGACCTCAGAGAACTCGGTTTTGATAGTGGACGCCTTGGCAGGATACCTCCACCAGGTGCAGGTCCGAGCCCAGGACGGGGTAAATTCCGACAGCAAGTGGAGTGACTGGACCCCCTTGCTCCTGGCGATGCCCTGGCGAG CCTTCACCAGCCCTGAGCCCACAGCAGAACCCTTCCCAGGGGAACTGTTTCCTGAAAATGATTTTCCAGTGGACACAAAGTCTGAAACTTCCACTACCAAGTCACAAA acGATACGAAGGGGGAAGATGGAAACCTGGGTCTGGTGATTTTGCTGGTTCTGTTCTCCGTGGTCATCCTCACCATCATTGTCTCGCTCATCCTGACCATGtg GGTGAGACAGAAGAGGCGGGATCATGTGACCAAACAGGAACTCACCTCCATGGTCAAGATGAAGTCCTTGCCAGTCTAA